A single Montipora foliosa isolate CH-2021 chromosome 7, ASM3666993v2, whole genome shotgun sequence DNA region contains:
- the LOC138010405 gene encoding uncharacterized protein isoform X3, whose amino-acid sequence MVTTKRCAYGTCRNDSRYPRSWKRNLNGDPVKFFHFPGAHRQNERRQRWITACHRGDTFVCTKDSYICSTHFVGGNGPTKEYPDPISAIASKEKVKRLNRKRKASDEREADKERSKKICLERSAAKTLLTLHLHTGKSIEEHEAAGTLLDLSLESVVSAKEAEIEGLQEMEEQIIEHFPEPLPDDEPIDSHVDRDTQTDKKMLRECGTQTSGTDKLMKMLFMMKVMDPQKTYHYTGMSKECLELIYGEVKEKSQRMNVWKGSRKTKTGKLQDSIFRIKPPMFSIDIPIRITFVHLQILHNSKNECTF is encoded by the exons ATGGTTACGACAAAAAGATGTGCTTATGGTACTTGTAGAAACGATTCCCGATACCCTCGGTCttggaaaagaaatttaaatggTGATCCAGTTAAATTTTTCCATTTCCCTGGCGCACATAGACAAAATGAGAGACGGCAAAGGTGGATTACTGCATGTCATCGCGGTGACACGTTCGTTTGTACTAAGGACAGTTATATTTGCAGTACACACTTTGTTGGTGGAAATGGTCCAACAAAAGAGTATCCTGATCCAATATCAGCTATTGCCAGTAAAGAAAAG GTGAAGCGGCTCAATCGCAAACGAAAAGCATCTGATGAACGGGAAGCAGACAAAGAGAGAAGCAAGAAAATTTGTCTGGAACGATCTGCGGCGAAAACCCTATTGACCCTTCATCTACATACTGGTAAATCAATCGAGGAACACGAAGCTGCCGGGACCCTGTTAGATCTGTCCTTAGAGTCAGTTGTAAGTGCAAAAGAGGCTGAAATCGAAGGCTTACAAGAAATGGAGGAGCAGATCATCGAGCATTTTCCGGAACCATTACCTGATGATGAACCAATCGACTCCCACGTTGACCGCGACACACAAACTGATAAAAAAATGTTGAGAGAATGCGGCACGCAA ACTTCAGGCACTGACAAACTGATGAAGATGTTATTTATGATGAAAGTAATGGACCCACAGAAAACCTACCACTACACAG GTATGAGTAAGGAATGTCTTGAGCTGATTTACGGTGAAGTCAAAGAAAAAAGTCAGCGCATGAACGTATGGAAAGGTTCACGAAAAACAAAGACAGGAAAGCTCCAGGATAG CATCTTTAGGATCAAACCACCGATGTTCAGCATTGACATACCCATTCGGATCACTTTCGTACACCTTCAGATCCTACATAATTCGAAAAATGAATGTACATTTTAA
- the LOC138010405 gene encoding uncharacterized protein isoform X4, producing the protein MVTTKRCAYGTCRNDSRYPRSWKRNLNGDPVKFFHFPGAHRQNERRQRWITACHRGDTFVCTKDSYICSTHFVGGNGPTKEYPDPISAIASKEKVKRLNRKRKASDEREADKERSKKICLERSAAKTLLTLHLHTGKSIEEHEAAGTLLDLSLESVVSAKEAEIEGLQEMEEQIIEHFPEPLPDDEPIDSHVDRDTQTDKKMLRECGTQTSGTDKLMKMLFMMKVMDPQKTYHYTGMSKECLELIYGEVKEKSQRMNVWKGSRKTKTGKLQDRYMKERAGQAYKQRTICVYSCETKKEPKS; encoded by the exons ATGGTTACGACAAAAAGATGTGCTTATGGTACTTGTAGAAACGATTCCCGATACCCTCGGTCttggaaaagaaatttaaatggTGATCCAGTTAAATTTTTCCATTTCCCTGGCGCACATAGACAAAATGAGAGACGGCAAAGGTGGATTACTGCATGTCATCGCGGTGACACGTTCGTTTGTACTAAGGACAGTTATATTTGCAGTACACACTTTGTTGGTGGAAATGGTCCAACAAAAGAGTATCCTGATCCAATATCAGCTATTGCCAGTAAAGAAAAG GTGAAGCGGCTCAATCGCAAACGAAAAGCATCTGATGAACGGGAAGCAGACAAAGAGAGAAGCAAGAAAATTTGTCTGGAACGATCTGCGGCGAAAACCCTATTGACCCTTCATCTACATACTGGTAAATCAATCGAGGAACACGAAGCTGCCGGGACCCTGTTAGATCTGTCCTTAGAGTCAGTTGTAAGTGCAAAAGAGGCTGAAATCGAAGGCTTACAAGAAATGGAGGAGCAGATCATCGAGCATTTTCCGGAACCATTACCTGATGATGAACCAATCGACTCCCACGTTGACCGCGACACACAAACTGATAAAAAAATGTTGAGAGAATGCGGCACGCAA ACTTCAGGCACTGACAAACTGATGAAGATGTTATTTATGATGAAAGTAATGGACCCACAGAAAACCTACCACTACACAG GTATGAGTAAGGAATGTCTTGAGCTGATTTACGGTGAAGTCAAAGAAAAAAGTCAGCGCATGAACGTATGGAAAGGTTCACGAAAAACAAAGACAGGAAAGCTCCAGGATAGGTACATGAAG GAAAGAGCTGGCCAAGcttacaagcaaagaacaattTGTGTTTACTCTTGTGAGACTAAGAAGGAACCCAAGTCTTGA
- the LOC138010405 gene encoding uncharacterized protein isoform X2: MVTTKRCAYGTCRNDSRYPRSWKRNLNGDPVKFFHFPGAHRQNERRQRWITACHRGDTFVCTKDSYICSTHFVGGNGPTKEYPDPISAIASKEKVKRLNRKRKASDEREADKERSKKICLERSAAKTLLTLHLHTGKSIEEHEAAGTLLDLSLESVVSAKEAEIEGLQEMEEQIIEHFPEPLPDDEPIDSHVDRDTQTDKKMLRECGTQTSGTDKLMKMLFMMKVMDPQKTYHYTGMSKECLELIYGEVKEKSQRMNVWKGSRKTKTGKLQDRKELAKLTSKEQFVFTLVRLRRNPSLEMLCDIFGITTGTGSRIFITWILFLGKELLFLLLFQQRRN, encoded by the exons ATGGTTACGACAAAAAGATGTGCTTATGGTACTTGTAGAAACGATTCCCGATACCCTCGGTCttggaaaagaaatttaaatggTGATCCAGTTAAATTTTTCCATTTCCCTGGCGCACATAGACAAAATGAGAGACGGCAAAGGTGGATTACTGCATGTCATCGCGGTGACACGTTCGTTTGTACTAAGGACAGTTATATTTGCAGTACACACTTTGTTGGTGGAAATGGTCCAACAAAAGAGTATCCTGATCCAATATCAGCTATTGCCAGTAAAGAAAAG GTGAAGCGGCTCAATCGCAAACGAAAAGCATCTGATGAACGGGAAGCAGACAAAGAGAGAAGCAAGAAAATTTGTCTGGAACGATCTGCGGCGAAAACCCTATTGACCCTTCATCTACATACTGGTAAATCAATCGAGGAACACGAAGCTGCCGGGACCCTGTTAGATCTGTCCTTAGAGTCAGTTGTAAGTGCAAAAGAGGCTGAAATCGAAGGCTTACAAGAAATGGAGGAGCAGATCATCGAGCATTTTCCGGAACCATTACCTGATGATGAACCAATCGACTCCCACGTTGACCGCGACACACAAACTGATAAAAAAATGTTGAGAGAATGCGGCACGCAA ACTTCAGGCACTGACAAACTGATGAAGATGTTATTTATGATGAAAGTAATGGACCCACAGAAAACCTACCACTACACAG GTATGAGTAAGGAATGTCTTGAGCTGATTTACGGTGAAGTCAAAGAAAAAAGTCAGCGCATGAACGTATGGAAAGGTTCACGAAAAACAAAGACAGGAAAGCTCCAGGATAG GAAAGAGCTGGCCAAGcttacaagcaaagaacaattTGTGTTTACTCTTGTGAGACTAAGAAGGAACCCAAGTCTTGAAATGCTGTGTGATATCTTCGGTATTACTACAGGCACTGGAAGCAGAATATTTATAACTTGGATTTTATTTCTAGGAAAGGAgttgttgtttcttttactttttcaacaaagGAGGAATTGA
- the LOC138010407 gene encoding uncharacterized protein isoform X2: MTSLPESSQEAFCSFQDSNISEQNLSSSAQQPCSHSEADVMICSQEKNPEAVTTTSQSTLYIDLSQCSTPTQQSESVEISGLQIYKDDVQTVKPKSMITDTIVLFLFKQLPQIYPIVSSFFYTTLCGEQDVGSTTSSLHWLLAVLTPWHFLILDSLTWDISTRHEEIHNINRFLDHLCAAHSITSMTSQRSNYVLKVRCDIITKELIPLVIVLSN; the protein is encoded by the exons ATGACATCCTTGCCAG AATCATCACAAGAAGCATTTTGCTCTTTCCAAGATTCAAACATTTCAGAGCAAAACCTAAGCAGTTCTGCACAGCAGCCCTGTAGCCACTCAGAAGCAGATGTCATGATCTGTTCACAAGAGAAAAACCCTGAGGCAGTTACTACCACTTCACAAAGTACCTTATATATAGACTTGTCCCAGTGCAGTACCCCTACCCAACAATCAGAGAGTGTGGAAATCTCTGGACTTCAAATCTACAAGGATGATGTCCAAACTGTTAAACCGAAGTCCATGATCACTGATACAATAGTCTTGTTTTTGTTCAA GCAACTACCTCAGATATATCCTATTGTCAGTTCCTTTTTCTATACCACCTTATGTGGGGAACAAGATGTCGGGTCCACCACCTCAAG tttacaTTGGTTGCTGGCTGTCTTAACCCCATG GCACTTTTTGATACTGGACTCATTGACATGGGACATAAGCACAAGGCATGAAGAAATACACAATATCAACAG ATTCTTGGATCACCTATGTGCTGCACACAGTATAACCTCCATGACAAGCCAACGATCAAATTATGTGCTTAAGGTACGTTGTGACATAATTACCAAAGAACTAATTCCATTGGTAATCGTATTGTCCAATTAG
- the LOC138010405 gene encoding uncharacterized protein isoform X1 yields the protein MVTTKRCAYGTCRNDSRYPRSWKRNLNGDPVKFFHFPGAHRQNERRQRWITACHRGDTFVCTKDSYICSTHFVGGNGPTKEYPDPISAIASKEKVKRLNRKRKASDEREADKERSKKICLERSAAKTLLTLHLHTGKSIEEHEAAGTLLDLSLESVVSAKEAEIEGLQEMEEQIIEHFPEPLPDDEPIDSHVDRDTQTDKKMLRECGTQTSGTDKLMKMLFMMKVMDPQKTYHYTGMSKECLELIYGEVKEKSQRMNVWKGSRKTKTGKLQDRYMKNRKELAKLTSKEQFVFTLVRLRRNPSLEMLCDIFGITTGTGSRIFITWILFLGKELLFLLLFQQRRN from the exons ATGGTTACGACAAAAAGATGTGCTTATGGTACTTGTAGAAACGATTCCCGATACCCTCGGTCttggaaaagaaatttaaatggTGATCCAGTTAAATTTTTCCATTTCCCTGGCGCACATAGACAAAATGAGAGACGGCAAAGGTGGATTACTGCATGTCATCGCGGTGACACGTTCGTTTGTACTAAGGACAGTTATATTTGCAGTACACACTTTGTTGGTGGAAATGGTCCAACAAAAGAGTATCCTGATCCAATATCAGCTATTGCCAGTAAAGAAAAG GTGAAGCGGCTCAATCGCAAACGAAAAGCATCTGATGAACGGGAAGCAGACAAAGAGAGAAGCAAGAAAATTTGTCTGGAACGATCTGCGGCGAAAACCCTATTGACCCTTCATCTACATACTGGTAAATCAATCGAGGAACACGAAGCTGCCGGGACCCTGTTAGATCTGTCCTTAGAGTCAGTTGTAAGTGCAAAAGAGGCTGAAATCGAAGGCTTACAAGAAATGGAGGAGCAGATCATCGAGCATTTTCCGGAACCATTACCTGATGATGAACCAATCGACTCCCACGTTGACCGCGACACACAAACTGATAAAAAAATGTTGAGAGAATGCGGCACGCAA ACTTCAGGCACTGACAAACTGATGAAGATGTTATTTATGATGAAAGTAATGGACCCACAGAAAACCTACCACTACACAG GTATGAGTAAGGAATGTCTTGAGCTGATTTACGGTGAAGTCAAAGAAAAAAGTCAGCGCATGAACGTATGGAAAGGTTCACGAAAAACAAAGACAGGAAAGCTCCAGGATAGGTACATGAAG AACAGGAAAGAGCTGGCCAAGcttacaagcaaagaacaattTGTGTTTACTCTTGTGAGACTAAGAAGGAACCCAAGTCTTGAAATGCTGTGTGATATCTTCGGTATTACTACAGGCACTGGAAGCAGAATATTTATAACTTGGATTTTATTTCTAGGAAAGGAgttgttgtttcttttactttttcaacaaagGAGGAATTGA
- the LOC138010405 gene encoding uncharacterized protein isoform X5: MVTTKRCAYGTCRNDSRYPRSWKRNLNGDPVKFFHFPGAHRQNERRQRWITACHRGDTFVCTKDSYICSTHFVGGNGPTKEYPDPISAIASKEKVKRLNRKRKASDEREADKERSKKICLERSAAKTLLTLHLHTGKSIEEHEAAGTLLDLSLESVVSAKEAEIEGLQEMEEQIIEHFPEPLPDDEPIDSHVDRDTQTDKKMLRECGTQTSGTDKLMKMLFMMKVMDPQKTYHYTGMSKECLELIYGEVKEKSQRMNVWKGSRKTKTGKLQDRTGKSWPSLQAKNNLCLLL, encoded by the exons ATGGTTACGACAAAAAGATGTGCTTATGGTACTTGTAGAAACGATTCCCGATACCCTCGGTCttggaaaagaaatttaaatggTGATCCAGTTAAATTTTTCCATTTCCCTGGCGCACATAGACAAAATGAGAGACGGCAAAGGTGGATTACTGCATGTCATCGCGGTGACACGTTCGTTTGTACTAAGGACAGTTATATTTGCAGTACACACTTTGTTGGTGGAAATGGTCCAACAAAAGAGTATCCTGATCCAATATCAGCTATTGCCAGTAAAGAAAAG GTGAAGCGGCTCAATCGCAAACGAAAAGCATCTGATGAACGGGAAGCAGACAAAGAGAGAAGCAAGAAAATTTGTCTGGAACGATCTGCGGCGAAAACCCTATTGACCCTTCATCTACATACTGGTAAATCAATCGAGGAACACGAAGCTGCCGGGACCCTGTTAGATCTGTCCTTAGAGTCAGTTGTAAGTGCAAAAGAGGCTGAAATCGAAGGCTTACAAGAAATGGAGGAGCAGATCATCGAGCATTTTCCGGAACCATTACCTGATGATGAACCAATCGACTCCCACGTTGACCGCGACACACAAACTGATAAAAAAATGTTGAGAGAATGCGGCACGCAA ACTTCAGGCACTGACAAACTGATGAAGATGTTATTTATGATGAAAGTAATGGACCCACAGAAAACCTACCACTACACAG GTATGAGTAAGGAATGTCTTGAGCTGATTTACGGTGAAGTCAAAGAAAAAAGTCAGCGCATGAACGTATGGAAAGGTTCACGAAAAACAAAGACAGGAAAGCTCCAGGATAG AACAGGAAAGAGCTGGCCAAGcttacaagcaaagaacaattTGTGTTTACTCTTGTGA
- the LOC138010407 gene encoding uncharacterized protein isoform X1 encodes MLVIINFSGHSGVFLLIYSSCLTPCLQCFFMVFILGSLQAESSQEAFCSFQDSNISEQNLSSSAQQPCSHSEADVMICSQEKNPEAVTTTSQSTLYIDLSQCSTPTQQSESVEISGLQIYKDDVQTVKPKSMITDTIVLFLFKQLPQIYPIVSSFFYTTLCGEQDVGSTTSSLHWLLAVLTPWHFLILDSLTWDISTRHEEIHNINRFLDHLCAAHSITSMTSQRSNYVLKVRCDIITKELIPLVIVLSN; translated from the exons ATGTTGGTAATTATTAATTTCTCAGGTCATTCTGGAGTTTTTCTTCTAATTTACAGTTCATGCCTGACCCCATGCTTACAATGTTTTTTCATGGTTTTTATCTTGGGGTCTCTCCAAGCAGAATCATCACAAGAAGCATTTTGCTCTTTCCAAGATTCAAACATTTCAGAGCAAAACCTAAGCAGTTCTGCACAGCAGCCCTGTAGCCACTCAGAAGCAGATGTCATGATCTGTTCACAAGAGAAAAACCCTGAGGCAGTTACTACCACTTCACAAAGTACCTTATATATAGACTTGTCCCAGTGCAGTACCCCTACCCAACAATCAGAGAGTGTGGAAATCTCTGGACTTCAAATCTACAAGGATGATGTCCAAACTGTTAAACCGAAGTCCATGATCACTGATACAATAGTCTTGTTTTTGTTCAA GCAACTACCTCAGATATATCCTATTGTCAGTTCCTTTTTCTATACCACCTTATGTGGGGAACAAGATGTCGGGTCCACCACCTCAAG tttacaTTGGTTGCTGGCTGTCTTAACCCCATG GCACTTTTTGATACTGGACTCATTGACATGGGACATAAGCACAAGGCATGAAGAAATACACAATATCAACAG ATTCTTGGATCACCTATGTGCTGCACACAGTATAACCTCCATGACAAGCCAACGATCAAATTATGTGCTTAAGGTACGTTGTGACATAATTACCAAAGAACTAATTCCATTGGTAATCGTATTGTCCAATTAG